The following coding sequences lie in one Variovorax terrae genomic window:
- the trbE gene encoding conjugal transfer protein TrbE, translated as MLNLAEYRQRPALLADWLPWAGLVAPGVVLNKDGSFQRTARFRGPDLDSATQGELIATSARLNNALRRLGSGWALFIEAERRPAADYPRSDFPEPLSWLVDEERRAAFEDSGNHFESGYHLTLVYLPPEEARARAAGMLYENRPTEGVDWRERLTAFVAETDRIFDLLDGVMPEIAWLDDSQTLTYLHSTISTRRYRVSVPEVPFHLDALLADAPLIGGLAPMLGDQHLRVATVRGFPTSTWPGILDDLNRLGFGYRWSTRFLCMDKADAEKELSRLRRQWFAKRKNVIALLRETIFQQESPLVDTDASNKSADADAALQELGSDQVAFGYVTTTVTVLDADPAKADEKLRMVERVIQGRGFVTIPETLNAVDAWLSSIPGHAYANVRQPIVSTLNLAHLMPVSAVWAGPERNDHLDGPPLIVTRTEGATPFRLVTHIGDVGHTLVAGPTGMGKSVLLATLAMQFRRYRGSRIFAFDMGRSMRATILGLGGEHYDLGTDGEIAFQPLARIDREGYRTWAAEWIEGRLRHEGVAVGPEEKAAIWSALGSLAGAPLEQRTMTGLSVLLQSNALRQALAPYVLGGAHGKLLDADHDRLGAGSVQCFEMEELMHSKAAVMAVLHYLFARFDERFDGAPTLLILDEAWLFLDDPVFAARIRQWLKTLRKKNVSVIFATQSLADIKDSSIAPAIIESCASRIFLPNPQATEPQIRTIYEGFGLNQRQIEIVATAQPKRDYYYQSRLGNRLFDLDLGAATLAFAGASTPQDQRDIDVVLAAATTSTPSASTPFAATWLRHRGLHWAADLLSSFPSTNPQESPS; from the coding sequence ATGCTGAACCTTGCCGAATACCGCCAGCGGCCCGCGCTGCTCGCCGATTGGCTACCTTGGGCCGGGCTGGTCGCGCCGGGCGTCGTCTTGAACAAGGATGGCTCCTTCCAGCGCACGGCGCGGTTCCGTGGCCCCGACCTCGACAGCGCGACGCAAGGCGAGCTGATCGCCACGTCGGCGCGGCTGAACAACGCGCTGCGCCGCTTGGGTTCGGGTTGGGCCTTGTTCATCGAAGCCGAGCGCCGGCCTGCGGCTGACTACCCGCGCTCGGATTTCCCGGAACCGCTGTCCTGGCTGGTCGATGAGGAACGCCGGGCCGCCTTCGAGGACTCGGGCAACCACTTCGAGAGCGGCTACCACCTCACGCTGGTGTACCTGCCGCCGGAGGAAGCCCGCGCCCGTGCAGCAGGGATGCTCTACGAAAACCGGCCCACGGAGGGCGTGGACTGGCGCGAGCGCCTGACTGCCTTCGTCGCGGAGACGGATCGGATTTTCGACCTGCTCGACGGCGTGATGCCGGAGATCGCGTGGCTGGACGACAGCCAGACGCTGACCTATCTGCACTCGACCATCTCCACGCGGCGCTACCGCGTGAGCGTGCCCGAGGTGCCATTCCACCTCGACGCGCTGCTGGCCGACGCGCCGCTGATCGGTGGACTGGCGCCGATGCTGGGCGACCAGCACCTGCGCGTGGCGACGGTGCGGGGCTTCCCGACCTCGACCTGGCCGGGGATTCTGGACGACCTCAACCGCCTCGGTTTTGGCTATCGCTGGTCAACCCGGTTCCTTTGCATGGACAAAGCCGATGCGGAAAAGGAGCTGTCCCGCCTGCGCCGCCAGTGGTTCGCCAAGCGCAAGAACGTCATCGCGCTGCTGCGCGAAACCATCTTCCAGCAGGAATCCCCGCTGGTGGATACCGACGCCAGCAACAAATCGGCTGATGCTGATGCGGCCCTGCAGGAGCTGGGCAGCGATCAGGTCGCCTTCGGCTATGTCACCACCACGGTGACGGTGCTCGATGCCGACCCGGCGAAGGCCGACGAGAAGCTGCGCATGGTGGAGCGCGTCATCCAGGGGCGCGGGTTCGTGACCATCCCCGAAACGCTCAATGCCGTGGATGCGTGGCTGTCGTCCATTCCTGGTCACGCCTACGCGAACGTGCGCCAGCCCATTGTCTCGACGCTGAACCTGGCGCACCTGATGCCGGTGTCGGCGGTATGGGCCGGCCCGGAGCGCAATGACCATCTCGACGGGCCACCGCTGATTGTCACGCGCACCGAGGGCGCGACGCCGTTCCGGCTGGTGACGCACATCGGCGACGTGGGCCACACGCTGGTTGCGGGGCCGACCGGCATGGGCAAGTCGGTGCTGCTCGCCACCTTGGCGATGCAGTTCCGCCGCTACCGCGGCTCGCGCATCTTCGCTTTCGACATGGGGCGCTCGATGCGTGCCACGATCCTGGGCCTGGGCGGCGAGCACTACGACCTGGGCACGGATGGCGAAATCGCCTTCCAGCCGCTCGCGCGCATCGACCGCGAGGGCTACCGCACCTGGGCGGCCGAATGGATCGAAGGCCGACTGCGACATGAGGGGGTGGCCGTCGGCCCCGAAGAGAAGGCCGCCATCTGGTCGGCGCTGGGAAGCCTGGCCGGTGCTCCGCTGGAGCAGCGCACGATGACGGGGCTGTCGGTGCTGCTGCAATCGAACGCGCTGCGGCAGGCGCTTGCGCCCTATGTGCTGGGCGGTGCCCACGGCAAGCTGCTGGACGCCGATCACGACCGGCTGGGCGCTGGCTCCGTGCAGTGCTTCGAGATGGAGGAGCTGATGCACAGCAAGGCCGCCGTCATGGCCGTGCTGCACTACCTCTTTGCGCGCTTCGATGAACGCTTCGATGGGGCGCCTACGCTGCTGATCCTCGATGAGGCGTGGCTGTTCCTCGATGACCCGGTGTTTGCGGCCCGTATCCGCCAGTGGCTCAAGACGCTGCGCAAGAAGAACGTATCGGTCATCTTCGCCACGCAGAGTCTGGCCGATATCAAGGATTCGAGCATTGCACCCGCGATCATTGAGAGCTGCGCCAGCCGCATCTTCCTGCCGAATCCGCAGGCGACCGAGCCGCAGATTCGCACGATCTACGAGGGCTTCGGCCTCAACCAGCGGCAGATCGAAATCGTCGCCACCGCGCAGCCCAAACGGGACTACTACTACCAATCCCGTCTCGGCAACCGCCTGTTCGACCTCGACCTGGGCGCCGCGACCTTGGCCTTTGCGGGTGCTTCCACGCCGCAAGACCAGCGCGACATCGACGTGGTGCTCGCTGCCGCCACCACCTCCACGCCTTCCGCTTCCACCCCGTTCGCAGCCACCTGGCTGCGCCATCGCGGCCTGCACTGGGCCGCCGATCTGCTGTCCTCGTTCCCGTCCACCAACCCCCAGGAGAGCCCATCATGA
- the trbJ gene encoding P-type conjugative transfer protein TrbJ: MKKRLIAAAVAAMLCTVSTVQAQWVVIDPTNLVQNTLTAIRTLEQINNQIKQLQNEAQMLINQARNLASLPSSVVGQLRANLATTQRLIAQAKGLAYDVTNLDREFQRLYPEQYAATVSGNQMYRDAQERWKNTLTGLQTTMQMQAQASQNLSDDEGVLADLVSKSQSAVGALQAMQAMNQLLALQAKQSIQTQRLSITQDRAASLELARQAAAVERGREVNRRFLGEGTPYTPQSVDFYGR; encoded by the coding sequence ATGAAAAAGCGTCTTATCGCAGCCGCCGTCGCGGCCATGCTCTGCACCGTTTCCACCGTGCAGGCGCAATGGGTCGTGATCGACCCCACGAACCTCGTGCAGAACACGCTGACCGCGATCCGCACGCTGGAGCAGATCAACAACCAGATCAAGCAGCTCCAGAACGAGGCGCAGATGCTCATCAACCAGGCGCGCAACCTCGCCAGCCTGCCGTCCAGCGTGGTGGGCCAGTTGCGCGCCAATCTGGCGACCACGCAGCGGCTGATCGCGCAGGCCAAGGGCCTGGCCTATGACGTGACGAATCTGGATCGGGAGTTCCAGCGCCTGTATCCCGAGCAATACGCCGCCACCGTCAGCGGCAATCAGATGTACCGCGACGCGCAGGAACGCTGGAAGAACACGCTCACCGGTCTGCAGACCACCATGCAGATGCAGGCCCAGGCGTCGCAGAACCTGAGCGACGACGAAGGCGTGCTGGCCGACCTCGTGAGCAAGAGCCAATCGGCAGTGGGTGCCTTGCAAGCGATGCAGGCCATGAATCAGTTGCTGGCCTTGCAGGCCAAGCAGTCCATCCAGACGCAGCGCCTGAGCATCACCCAGGATCGTGCCGCTTCGCTGGAGCTGGCGCGGCAGGCCGCCGCTGTGGAGCGTGGCCGCGAGGTGAACCGGCGTTTCCTGGGTGAAGGCACGCCGTACACACCGCAGTCCGTCGATTTCTACGGCCGTTGA
- the trbL gene encoding P-type conjugative transfer protein TrbL translates to MNDISVIDHFLDVFSRYIDSGFGLLHGEVAFLTATLIVIDMTLAGLFWAMGHATGQGEDVIAKLIRKVLYVGAFAYIIGNFNMLASVVFRSFAGLGLTASGSSLSMGNFLQPGRLAKVGIDAGAPILEQIKQMAGFPEVFIHLAPIVVLFFAWLVVIVSFFVLAVQLFVTLIEFKLTTLAGFVLVPFALWNKTAFLAEKVLGNVVSSGIKVLVLAVIVGIGSGLFSEFNIPAGAEPSIDRALVIMLASLSLLALGIFGPGIATGLVSGGPQLGAGAMAGAAIGAAGTAVAVGAAASGVGSAVAAGARMAPAAARSVASTANSARSAYQAGSASAGGGLKGAAAGVGNVAKTGAQAAGQKMADGARSMKERVAAAFRPDDAPGSGAAPAGPDAAGSAPSAKQPAWAKRLHRRQQLTHAATTAAHTLRGGDGGSSSQGPSLRDSDS, encoded by the coding sequence ATGAATGACATTTCGGTCATTGACCATTTCCTCGATGTGTTCTCGCGCTACATCGACTCGGGATTCGGTCTGCTGCACGGCGAGGTGGCGTTCCTCACAGCCACGCTGATCGTCATCGACATGACGCTCGCCGGGCTGTTCTGGGCGATGGGCCATGCCACCGGCCAGGGCGAGGACGTGATCGCCAAGCTGATCCGCAAGGTGCTGTACGTCGGCGCCTTCGCCTACATCATCGGCAACTTCAACATGCTGGCCAGCGTGGTGTTCCGCTCCTTCGCGGGCCTGGGCCTCACGGCCAGCGGCTCCAGCCTGAGCATGGGCAACTTCCTGCAGCCGGGGCGACTCGCGAAGGTGGGCATCGACGCCGGGGCGCCCATTCTTGAGCAGATCAAGCAGATGGCGGGCTTCCCCGAGGTGTTCATCCACCTCGCGCCCATCGTCGTGCTGTTCTTCGCGTGGTTGGTGGTCATCGTCAGCTTCTTCGTGTTGGCGGTGCAGCTCTTCGTCACGCTGATCGAGTTCAAGCTGACCACGCTGGCGGGCTTCGTGCTGGTGCCGTTCGCCCTGTGGAACAAGACGGCGTTCCTGGCCGAGAAGGTCTTGGGCAACGTGGTGTCCTCGGGCATCAAGGTGCTGGTGTTGGCCGTCATCGTGGGCATCGGCTCGGGGCTGTTCTCCGAGTTCAACATCCCGGCCGGCGCGGAGCCCTCGATCGACCGGGCGCTGGTCATCATGCTGGCCTCGCTGTCCCTGCTGGCCCTGGGCATCTTCGGGCCGGGCATTGCGACGGGGCTGGTGTCCGGTGGGCCGCAGCTCGGCGCGGGCGCGATGGCCGGTGCTGCCATTGGCGCAGCCGGAACCGCCGTTGCTGTCGGTGCCGCGGCCTCTGGCGTAGGGAGTGCCGTGGCGGCTGGGGCGCGCATGGCACCTGCCGCCGCTCGCTCGGTGGCATCGACTGCTAACAGCGCCAGGTCGGCCTATCAGGCGGGCTCCGCCTCGGCCGGTGGCGGCCTCAAGGGTGCCGCCGCCGGCGTGGGCAATGTTGCCAAGACCGGCGCGCAGGCGGCTGGGCAGAAGATGGCCGATGGGGCGCGCTCGATGAAGGAGCGCGTGGCGGCGGCCTTTCGGCCCGATGACGCGCCGGGCTCCGGCGCAGCACCCGCCGGCCCTGACGCTGCCGGATCGGCTCCGTCTGCCAAGCAGCCTGCCTGGGCCAAGCGCCTGCATCGCAGGCAGCAGCTCACCCATGCCGCGACGACTGCTGCCCACACGCTGCGCGGCGGCGACGGCGGCAGTTCTAGCCAAGGCCCGAGCCTGCGTGATTCCGATTCCTGA
- the trbB gene encoding P-type conjugative transfer ATPase TrbB, with amino-acid sequence MSAVPSFTAVSLDRRIQMLRTAMGPLIAAALEDPDVVEIMLNPDRTLWIDRLSSGRSPMGVELSEADGERIIRLVAAHVGAEVHRGQPLLTAELPETGERFEGILPPAAPGPAFALRKRAFGVIPLSRYIEDGMMTAAQAGLLVRAVRERQNVLIAGGTSTGKTTLANALLAEIAATGDRVLVLEDTVELQCAARDHVPLRTRAGVVSMTELVRSSMRLRPDRVVVGEVRGAEALDLIKVWGTGHPGGIATIHAGSALGALLRLEQLILEVAVNPPRALIAEAVNVVIHIAGRGRKRRIESIARVVGFDGVGYHLADALEAPFPELLSQSDLSSLSPDHSGELP; translated from the coding sequence ATGAGCGCCGTTCCTTCCTTCACCGCCGTTTCCCTGGATCGCCGCATCCAGATGCTGCGCACCGCGATGGGGCCGCTGATCGCCGCCGCGCTCGAAGACCCGGACGTGGTGGAAATCATGCTCAACCCGGATCGCACCTTGTGGATCGACCGGCTTTCATCGGGGCGCTCACCGATGGGCGTGGAGCTGTCCGAAGCGGACGGCGAACGCATCATCCGCCTTGTGGCCGCCCATGTCGGCGCCGAAGTCCATCGGGGCCAGCCGCTGTTGACGGCAGAGCTGCCGGAGACCGGCGAGCGCTTCGAGGGCATCCTGCCGCCCGCTGCGCCGGGGCCGGCCTTCGCCTTGCGCAAGCGTGCCTTTGGCGTGATCCCACTGTCGCGCTACATCGAGGACGGGATGATGACCGCCGCGCAGGCGGGCCTGCTGGTGCGCGCCGTGCGTGAGCGCCAGAACGTCCTGATCGCTGGCGGCACCAGCACGGGCAAGACGACCTTGGCGAATGCCTTGCTCGCCGAGATCGCCGCCACGGGCGACCGCGTGCTGGTGCTCGAAGACACGGTGGAGCTGCAATGCGCGGCCCGCGACCACGTACCGCTGCGCACGCGCGCAGGCGTGGTGTCCATGACTGAGCTGGTGCGCTCGTCGATGCGCCTGCGGCCTGATCGCGTCGTCGTTGGCGAAGTGCGCGGTGCCGAGGCACTGGATCTCATCAAGGTCTGGGGCACCGGCCATCCGGGAGGTATTGCCACGATCCACGCCGGCTCCGCACTGGGCGCACTGCTGCGCCTGGAGCAACTGATTCTCGAAGTGGCGGTGAACCCGCCCCGTGCGCTGATCGCGGAAGCGGTCAACGTGGTCATCCACATCGCCGGGCGCGGGCGCAAGCGCCGCATCGAGAGCATCGCCCGCGTCGTCGGCTTCGATGGCGTGGGCTACCACCTGGCGGATGCGCTGGAGGCTCCATTCCCGGAGCTGCTGTCGCAGTCCGACCTTTCCTCCCTGTCCCCTGACCACTCTGGAGAACTGCCATGA
- a CDS encoding DUF2274 domain-containing protein, which translates to MNTTKKLRLGPLPKTESAKLTFSCPASLKADLDRYAALHAQTYGEAVDAVTLIPHMLEAFMTGDRGFRRKEQRAISPTKS; encoded by the coding sequence ATGAACACGACCAAGAAGCTGCGACTCGGGCCGCTGCCCAAGACTGAGAGCGCGAAGCTCACGTTCTCGTGCCCGGCCAGCCTCAAGGCTGACCTTGACCGCTACGCCGCGCTGCACGCACAGACCTACGGCGAGGCAGTGGATGCCGTCACGCTGATTCCGCACATGCTGGAAGCGTTCATGACAGGTGATCGAGGCTTCCGCCGAAAGGAGCAAAGGGCAATCTCTCCGACCAAGTCATAG
- a CDS encoding TrbI/VirB10 family protein, producing the protein MSQDDDSPDLAPQAGKVAPEAVALRAPPRPVTRLNRRTLAILTGGLSVAVLGATIWSLQPHRRGAGEQTELYNVDRISKSEGLDGLPSDYSKLPAKVPELGPPLPGDLGPAIVKSQQPVTPTYAPPGHDPEDARRKEAEAAAASSVFFRSGTPGKSAAPATAQVAAAGSASALAGFDPLAAGPASTAAQPADPTAVQNRQDQKEAFLKGGSTETRNSGNLQMPSSPYQVMAGTVIAGALVTGIKSDLPGDVIATVTEPVYDTATGKFLLIPQGSRILGKYNSQVSYGQSRVQVVWNRIILPDTSSLKLDNLAGTDPAGYAGLEDGVDWHWDRIFAGAALTTLLGVGAELAAPENRQNGNRIVIAGRDSAQDSVNHVGQEMTRRNMNIQPTLTERPGLPVRIIVNRDLVLRPYQPMFFQRGGMQ; encoded by the coding sequence ATGAGCCAGGATGATGATTCCCCTGACCTTGCACCGCAGGCGGGCAAGGTCGCGCCCGAGGCGGTGGCGCTGCGCGCCCCACCGCGCCCGGTCACGCGCCTGAACCGGCGCACCTTGGCCATCCTCACGGGTGGCCTGTCGGTCGCCGTGCTCGGGGCCACGATCTGGTCTTTGCAGCCGCATCGGCGTGGCGCGGGCGAGCAGACCGAGCTGTACAACGTGGATCGCATCTCGAAGTCGGAAGGGCTGGATGGCCTGCCTTCGGACTACTCCAAGCTGCCGGCGAAGGTGCCCGAGCTGGGGCCACCGCTGCCGGGCGATCTTGGCCCGGCCATCGTGAAGTCGCAGCAGCCGGTGACGCCGACGTATGCGCCACCGGGTCATGACCCGGAGGATGCGCGGCGCAAGGAAGCCGAAGCAGCCGCAGCTTCCTCGGTGTTCTTCCGCTCGGGCACGCCCGGCAAGAGCGCTGCGCCGGCCACTGCGCAGGTCGCGGCGGCCGGCTCGGCATCGGCTTTGGCGGGCTTCGACCCGCTCGCCGCTGGCCCGGCCTCGACGGCGGCCCAGCCCGCCGATCCCACTGCTGTGCAGAACCGGCAAGACCAGAAAGAGGCTTTCCTGAAAGGCGGCTCTACGGAAACCCGCAATTCCGGCAATCTGCAAATGCCGTCCTCGCCGTATCAGGTCATGGCCGGAACGGTGATCGCCGGGGCGCTGGTGACGGGCATCAAGTCTGACCTGCCGGGCGACGTGATCGCCACGGTGACGGAGCCGGTGTACGACACCGCCACGGGCAAGTTCCTGCTGATCCCGCAGGGCTCGCGCATCCTGGGCAAGTACAACAGCCAGGTGAGCTATGGGCAAAGCCGCGTGCAGGTGGTGTGGAACCGCATCATCCTGCCGGACACGTCTTCGCTGAAGCTCGACAACCTCGCGGGCACCGATCCGGCTGGCTACGCCGGTTTGGAGGATGGCGTCGATTGGCATTGGGATCGCATCTTCGCCGGCGCGGCGTTGACGACTCTGCTGGGCGTGGGCGCCGAGCTGGCCGCGCCCGAGAACCGGCAGAACGGCAACCGTATCGTGATCGCCGGGCGTGACAGCGCGCAGGACAGCGTGAACCACGTGGGCCAGGAGATGACCCGGCGCAACATGAACATCCAGCCGACGCTGACCGAGCGGCCGGGCCTGCCGGTGCGGATCATCGTCAACCGCGATTTGGTGCTGCGGCCGTACCAGCCGATGTTCTTCCAACGGGGCGGAATGCAATGA
- a CDS encoding VirB3 family type IV secretion system protein, which yields MNGQHDGTQGFAPGFEIPLHRSLTEPILMGGAPRTVAITNGTLAAAVGLGLQMWIPGVVLWIVGHSLAVWGARVDPQFMQVFARHIKHRPLLDV from the coding sequence ATGAACGGCCAACACGATGGAACGCAGGGCTTCGCCCCTGGTTTCGAGATTCCGCTGCATCGGTCTCTGACCGAGCCGATTTTGATGGGCGGTGCTCCGCGCACCGTGGCCATCACCAACGGCACCTTGGCCGCTGCCGTGGGCCTGGGCTTGCAGATGTGGATTCCTGGCGTGGTGCTCTGGATCGTCGGCCATTCGCTGGCGGTCTGGGGCGCGCGCGTCGATCCGCAGTTCATGCAGGTCTTCGCCCGTCACATCAAGCACCGGCCGCTGCTGGACGTGTAG
- the trbG gene encoding P-type conjugative transfer protein TrbG yields the protein MNAHFCKSALPVILLASTVLFAGCATQGKPPPSISLDESVQAQPLPEAPKPVEVVGVPEPLALPGQMKPLPGAADAKASPEPSDEKLRVSRANAEARIAPTREGYVNAIQVWPFTDGALYQVYAAVGRVTVVSLQPGEELVTVAAGDTVRWIVGDTSSGSGADLRVNVMVKPIRSGLKTNLVITTSRRTYLLELTSTEKTWMASVSWEYPKDKMLALQRQSQAASAAAPVDVGLSLEKIRFRYAVSGSNPPWKPLRAFDDGEKVYIQFPPGIAQGELPPLFVIGAQGDGQLVNYRFRSPYYIVDRLFGAAELRLGGDKGDVVRIERTDGVRRN from the coding sequence ATGAATGCACATTTCTGTAAATCCGCCTTGCCGGTGATCTTGCTGGCATCCACCGTCCTATTTGCAGGCTGCGCTACGCAGGGCAAGCCGCCACCGTCCATCTCGCTGGATGAGTCGGTGCAGGCCCAGCCGCTGCCCGAAGCTCCGAAGCCGGTGGAGGTGGTCGGCGTGCCCGAGCCGCTCGCGCTTCCCGGTCAGATGAAGCCGTTGCCCGGCGCGGCGGATGCCAAGGCATCGCCGGAACCCTCTGACGAGAAGCTGCGCGTCTCGCGCGCCAATGCGGAAGCGCGCATCGCGCCCACGCGAGAGGGCTATGTGAATGCCATTCAGGTCTGGCCCTTCACCGATGGCGCGCTGTACCAAGTCTATGCGGCCGTGGGGCGCGTGACGGTAGTTTCGCTCCAGCCTGGTGAAGAGCTGGTGACGGTCGCCGCCGGTGACACGGTGCGCTGGATCGTGGGCGACACGTCCAGCGGTTCCGGCGCGGACTTGCGGGTCAATGTGATGGTCAAGCCGATCCGCTCCGGCCTGAAGACCAATCTGGTCATCACCACCAGCCGCAGGACGTACCTGCTGGAGCTGACCTCGACCGAGAAGACGTGGATGGCGTCGGTGTCCTGGGAATATCCCAAGGACAAGATGCTGGCTTTGCAGCGCCAGTCGCAGGCGGCCAGCGCCGCCGCGCCGGTCGATGTCGGCCTGTCGCTGGAGAAGATCCGTTTCCGCTACGCGGTCAGCGGCAGCAATCCGCCGTGGAAGCCGCTACGCGCTTTCGACGATGGCGAGAAGGTCTACATCCAGTTCCCGCCGGGCATCGCCCAGGGCGAGCTGCCGCCGCTGTTCGTGATCGGCGCGCAGGGCGATGGGCAATTGGTGAACTACCGCTTCCGCTCGCCGTACTACATCGTGGATCGCCTGTTCGGCGCGGCCGAACTGCGCCTGGGTGGCGACAAGGGCGACGTGGTGCGGATTGAGCGCACGGATGGCGTGCGGAGGAACTGA
- a CDS encoding EexN family lipoprotein produces the protein MTRASVLCGFVLLLAGCGQQEVPSVDALSADPSRLRLLKEQCRAGQLDGALCAQVAQADLRRFFSGKAGPDEYRTLADLPPIPPSFDEPAEDSEAVAVAAALPGQEDSP, from the coding sequence ATGACCCGCGCGTCTGTTCTCTGCGGTTTTGTGCTCCTGCTGGCCGGTTGCGGCCAGCAGGAGGTGCCTTCGGTCGATGCGCTCTCAGCAGATCCGTCGCGGCTGCGCTTGCTCAAGGAGCAATGCCGCGCGGGCCAGCTCGACGGCGCGTTGTGCGCGCAGGTGGCCCAGGCCGACCTGCGCCGCTTTTTCTCCGGCAAAGCCGGGCCGGATGAATACCGGACGCTGGCCGACCTGCCACCGATTCCACCCAGCTTCGATGAACCCGCCGAGGACAGCGAGGCGGTGGCCGTGGCCGCGGCCTTGCCTGGGCAGGAGGACTCGCCATGA
- a CDS encoding TrbC/VirB2 family protein — MTQMIVPAFRISANPFLRRSSPARLDGLARPALQGLMLAALMLLLAGTAQAAGSSMPWEGPLQSILESIQGPVARIVAVIIIIATGLALAFGDTSGGFRKLIQIVFGLSIAFAASSFFLSFFSFSGGAVV, encoded by the coding sequence ATGACGCAGATGATCGTTCCTGCTTTCCGTATTTCCGCAAATCCGTTTCTTCGCCGCTCCAGCCCCGCGCGACTGGATGGCCTGGCTCGCCCGGCCCTGCAGGGCCTGATGCTCGCTGCGTTGATGCTGCTGCTCGCGGGTACGGCCCAGGCCGCCGGTTCCTCGATGCCCTGGGAGGGGCCGCTGCAATCCATTCTGGAGTCGATTCAGGGCCCGGTGGCCCGGATCGTCGCGGTCATCATCATCATCGCCACGGGCCTGGCGCTGGCCTTTGGCGATACCTCCGGCGGGTTCCGCAAGCTGATTCAGATCGTCTTCGGTCTGTCGATCGCGTTTGCCGCGTCCTCGTTCTTCCTGTCGTTCTTCAGCTTCTCCGGTGGGGCCGTTGTATGA
- the trbF gene encoding conjugal transfer protein TrbF, whose translation MRFKRPQVRYADTPQPATPYQSAAQVWDERIGSARVQAKNWRFMAFGCLTLAVLMAGGLVWRSAQSIVTPYVIEVDNAGQVRAVGEAATPYRPSDAQVAYHLGRFIGLVRSLSIDPIVVRQNWLDAYDYTTDKGAVVLNEYARVNDPFARIGKESVTVQITSVTRASDTSFNVRWTETRFVNGALDRTERWNAVVSIVQQTPRTEQRVRKNPLGIYVNGLSWSRALEANEGAKP comes from the coding sequence ATGCGATTCAAACGACCGCAGGTGCGCTACGCCGATACGCCGCAGCCTGCTACTCCGTATCAATCCGCCGCCCAGGTCTGGGACGAGCGCATCGGCTCGGCCCGCGTGCAGGCGAAGAACTGGCGCTTCATGGCCTTTGGCTGCCTCACGCTGGCTGTGCTGATGGCGGGCGGGCTGGTCTGGCGCTCGGCGCAATCCATCGTGACGCCCTACGTCATCGAGGTGGACAACGCGGGCCAGGTGCGTGCCGTCGGCGAAGCCGCCACGCCGTACCGGCCCAGCGATGCGCAGGTGGCTTACCACCTGGGGCGGTTCATCGGCCTGGTGCGCTCGCTGTCCATCGACCCGATCGTGGTGCGGCAGAACTGGCTCGATGCCTACGACTACACGACCGACAAGGGCGCGGTCGTGCTCAACGAGTACGCCCGCGTGAACGATCCGTTCGCGCGCATCGGCAAGGAGTCGGTGACGGTGCAGATCACCAGCGTGACCCGCGCCAGCGACACGTCTTTCAACGTGCGCTGGACGGAGACGCGCTTCGTCAACGGTGCGCTGGATCGCACCGAACGCTGGAACGCCGTGGTTTCCATCGTGCAGCAAACGCCGCGCACCGAGCAGCGCGTGCGCAAGAACCCCCTGGGCATCTACGTCAACGGGCTGTCGTGGAGCCGCGCACTGGAAGCGAATGAAGGAGCAAAACCATGA
- a CDS encoding CopG family transcriptional regulator, giving the protein MSQHRLNLFIQPEHAKRLDELAATKGVSKSSIVAAALASWLSPDAGDQREAAIAKRLDRLSRHAERLERDQNIAIETLALFIRYYLTVSTPVPEAHQEAARAQGKARFEQFTEQLGRHLLRGRSLVRDVVEELHPDPMRMADTAEAQERAV; this is encoded by the coding sequence ATGAGCCAGCACCGCTTGAACCTCTTCATTCAGCCCGAGCACGCCAAGCGGCTCGACGAGCTGGCCGCCACCAAAGGCGTGTCCAAATCGTCCATCGTCGCGGCCGCCTTGGCATCTTGGCTGTCTCCAGACGCTGGCGACCAGCGCGAAGCGGCAATTGCCAAGCGGCTGGATCGCCTGTCGCGCCATGCCGAGCGCCTGGAGCGCGACCAGAACATTGCCATCGAAACCTTGGCGCTGTTCATCCGCTACTACCTCACGGTCAGCACACCCGTCCCCGAGGCCCATCAAGAGGCCGCGCGTGCCCAGGGCAAGGCGCGCTTCGAGCAGTTCACCGAGCAGCTTGGCCGCCACCTGCTGCGCGGGCGCAGCCTGGTGCGAGACGTGGTGGAGGAACTGCATCCCGACCCGATGCGGATGGCGGACACGGCCGAAGCACAGGAGCGTGCTGTATGA